In one Lachnospiraceae bacterium GAM79 genomic region, the following are encoded:
- a CDS encoding glutamine--tRNA ligase/YqeY domain fusion protein — protein sequence MAEESIGKNFIEQIIDKDIAEGKVTKVVTRFPPEPNGYLHIGHAKSILLNYGLAQEYGGQFNLRFDDTNPTKEKTEFVESILDDVRWLGADFGDRVFFASNYFDQMYEAAVKLIKKGKAFVCDLTADEIREYRGTLTEPGKNSPYRDRSIEENLALFEAMKNGEFPDGSKVLRAKIDMASPNINMRDPVIYRVARMTHHNTGDKWCIYPMYDFAHPIEDAIEGVTHSICTLEFEDHRPLYDWVVRELEYENPPKQIEFAKLYLTNVVTGKRYIKKLVEDGIVDGWDDPRLVSIAALRRRGFTASSIKKFMELVGISKSQSSVDYAMLEYCLRDDLKLTANRYMAVLNPIKLVIDNYPEDQVEYLPVENNQENEEAGSREVAFSKYLYIERDDFMEEPPKKYFRLFPGNEVRLKNAYFVTCTGYEKDEDGNVTVVHCTYDPATKSGSGFEGRKVKGTIHWVSAESAIDAEVRLYENIVDEEKGKLNEDGTLNLNPNSLTVLQGCKLEKAFEDAKPGEAFQFLRNGFFCVDSKDSTKEHPVYNRIVSLKSSYKPGK from the coding sequence ATGGCAGAAGAATCAATCGGGAAAAATTTTATTGAACAGATTATTGATAAAGATATAGCGGAGGGCAAGGTAACGAAGGTAGTCACAAGATTTCCTCCGGAACCGAATGGATATTTGCATATAGGACATGCCAAATCCATATTATTGAACTATGGTCTTGCACAGGAATATGGCGGACAGTTTAATCTGAGATTTGACGATACAAATCCAACAAAGGAAAAGACAGAATTTGTAGAATCCATATTAGATGATGTAAGATGGCTGGGTGCCGATTTCGGAGACAGAGTATTCTTTGCATCCAATTATTTTGACCAGATGTATGAAGCAGCAGTCAAATTGATCAAGAAAGGCAAGGCATTTGTATGTGATCTGACAGCAGATGAGATCCGCGAATACAGAGGAACTCTGACAGAGCCGGGTAAAAACAGCCCATACAGAGACAGAAGTATTGAAGAAAATCTTGCATTATTTGAAGCAATGAAGAACGGAGAGTTCCCGGATGGAAGCAAGGTGCTTCGTGCAAAGATCGATATGGCTTCACCGAATATTAATATGCGCGATCCTGTTATCTATCGTGTTGCCCGTATGACACATCATAATACAGGGGATAAGTGGTGTATTTATCCAATGTATGATTTTGCTCATCCGATTGAGGATGCGATTGAAGGTGTAACGCATTCTATCTGTACACTGGAATTTGAGGATCACAGACCTTTATATGATTGGGTAGTACGGGAACTGGAATATGAGAATCCACCAAAGCAGATCGAATTTGCAAAGTTATATCTGACAAATGTAGTTACAGGTAAGAGATATATTAAGAAGCTGGTAGAGGATGGTATCGTAGATGGCTGGGATGATCCAAGACTTGTATCGATCGCAGCACTCAGAAGACGAGGATTTACTGCTTCTTCTATTAAGAAGTTTATGGAGTTGGTTGGTATCTCAAAGAGCCAGAGCTCTGTTGATTATGCGATGCTTGAGTATTGTCTGCGTGATGATCTGAAGCTTACAGCAAACCGTTATATGGCAGTCCTGAATCCGATCAAGCTGGTGATCGATAATTATCCGGAGGATCAGGTAGAATATCTGCCGGTTGAAAATAATCAGGAAAATGAGGAAGCAGGCTCCAGAGAAGTTGCATTCAGCAAATATCTCTATATTGAAAGAGATGATTTCATGGAAGAACCGCCTAAGAAATATTTCCGTCTGTTCCCTGGCAATGAGGTACGTCTGAAGAATGCATATTTTGTAACCTGTACAGGATATGAGAAGGATGAAGATGGAAATGTAACAGTTGTTCACTGTACTTATGATCCTGCAACCAAGAGTGGTTCAGGATTCGAAGGAAGAAAGGTAAAAGGAACGATACATTGGGTATCAGCAGAAAGTGCAATTGATGCTGAGGTTCGTTTATATGAGAATATCGTGGATGAAGAAAAAGGTAAGTTGAATGAGGATGGTACTTTGAATCTGAACCCAAATTCATTGACCGTATTACAGGGATGTAAGCTCGAGAAAGCATTTGAAGATGCAAAACCTGGTGAAGCATTCCAGTTCCTTCGTAATGGATTTTTCTGTGTAGATTCCAAAGACTCTACTAAGGAGCATCCTGTATATAACCGTATTGTTTCATTAAAGAGTTCCTATAAGCCGGGAAAATAA
- the groL gene encoding chaperonin GroEL (60 kDa chaperone family; promotes refolding of misfolded polypeptides especially under stressful conditions; forms two stacked rings of heptamers to form a barrel-shaped 14mer; ends can be capped by GroES; misfolded proteins enter the barrel where they are refolded when GroES binds), with the protein MAKEIKYGAEARKALEAGVNQLADTVRVTLGPKGRNVVLAKSYGSPLITNDGVTIAKDIELEDAFENMGAQIVKEVATKTNDVAGDGTTTATVLAQAMINEGMKNLAAGANPIILRKGMKKACDKAVEAISEMSQTINGKEQIARVASISAGDDEVGQMVADAMEKVSNDGVITIEESKSMKTELDLVEGMQFDRGYISAYMSTDMEKMVAELDNPYILITDKKISNIQDILPVLEQIVQGGQKLLIIAEDVEGEALTTLIVNKLRGTFQVVAVKAPGYGDRRKEMLQDIAILTNGKVISEELGYDLKDTTLDDLGRAKSVKVTKENTVIVDGFGTKEDIQGRVNVIKAQLEETTSEFDKEKLQERLAKLAGGVAVIRVGAATETEMKEAKLRMEDALNATRAAVEEGIIAGGGSAYIHAAKKVAELVADLEGDEKTGAKVVLKAMEAPLFHISANAGLEGSVIINKIKESQPGIGFDAYNEKYVDMIEAGIIDPVKVTRSALQNATSVASTLLTTESVVADIKEDAPAMPAGAGMGGGMGMM; encoded by the coding sequence ATGGCAAAGGAAATTAAATACGGAGCAGAAGCCAGAAAGGCTCTTGAAGCAGGCGTAAATCAGTTAGCAGATACAGTAAGAGTAACACTTGGACCAAAAGGAAGAAACGTAGTTCTTGCAAAGTCATATGGTTCACCACTTATCACAAATGATGGTGTTACAATTGCAAAGGATATAGAGCTGGAAGATGCATTTGAGAACATGGGTGCTCAGATCGTTAAGGAAGTAGCAACAAAGACAAATGATGTTGCAGGTGATGGTACTACAACAGCTACTGTTCTTGCTCAGGCAATGATCAATGAAGGTATGAAAAACCTTGCAGCAGGAGCAAATCCAATCATCCTTAGAAAGGGTATGAAGAAGGCTTGTGACAAGGCTGTAGAAGCAATCTCAGAGATGAGCCAGACAATCAACGGCAAAGAGCAGATCGCAAGAGTTGCATCTATATCAGCGGGTGATGATGAAGTAGGGCAGATGGTTGCAGATGCTATGGAAAAGGTATCAAACGATGGTGTTATCACGATTGAAGAGTCCAAGTCCATGAAGACAGAGCTTGACCTCGTAGAAGGTATGCAGTTCGACAGAGGATATATTTCAGCTTACATGTCAACTGATATGGAGAAGATGGTTGCAGAACTTGATAATCCATACATCCTGATCACAGATAAGAAGATCTCAAATATTCAGGATATCCTTCCGGTACTTGAGCAGATCGTACAGGGTGGTCAGAAGCTTTTGATCATTGCGGAAGATGTAGAAGGCGAAGCACTTACAACATTGATCGTAAACAAGTTAAGAGGTACATTCCAGGTTGTAGCTGTTAAGGCTCCTGGTTATGGTGACAGAAGAAAAGAAATGTTACAGGATATCGCTATTCTTACAAATGGTAAGGTTATCTCTGAAGAACTCGGTTATGACTTAAAGGATACAACATTAGATGACCTTGGCCGTGCTAAGAGCGTAAAGGTAACAAAAGAGAATACAGTTATCGTAGATGGATTCGGAACAAAGGAAGATATCCAGGGCAGAGTAAATGTTATCAAGGCTCAGCTTGAGGAGACAACATCTGAATTTGATAAAGAGAAGCTTCAGGAAAGACTTGCAAAGCTTGCAGGTGGTGTAGCAGTTATCCGTGTTGGTGCAGCTACTGAGACAGAGATGAAGGAAGCTAAGCTCCGTATGGAAGATGCATTAAATGCTACCAGAGCTGCTGTAGAAGAAGGCATCATCGCAGGTGGTGGATCAGCATATATTCATGCAGCTAAGAAGGTTGCAGAACTGGTTGCAGACCTTGAAGGCGATGAGAAGACAGGTGCTAAGGTAGTTCTTAAGGCTATGGAAGCTCCGTTATTCCACATTTCAGCAAATGCCGGTCTGGAAGGATCTGTTATCATCAATAAGATCAAAGAATCACAGCCGGGTATCGGTTTTGATGCATACAATGAGAAGTATGTAGATATGATCGAAGCAGGTATCATCGATCCTGTTAAGGTTACAAGAAGTGCTTTACAGAACGCAACATCCGTAGCATCTACATTACTGACAACAGAATCTGTTGTAGCTGATATTAAGGAAGATGCTCCAGCTATGCCGGCAGGTGCAGGTATGGGCGGCGGAATGGGTATGATGTAA
- a CDS encoding calcium/sodium antiporter, with translation MEKFINNAPFALVIVILVIGFVLLIKGADFFVEGSSSVAKRLHVPSIIIGLTIVAMGTSLPETAVSVSASIAGNNELAVSNVVGSNIFNLMVVIGVCAILATVNVAGETIKRDIPLSLICAGLLMLLGIIGLGDKTGMTLGHMDGAIFIGLFAGYIFYMIRIALKANKEGKKVEIEGGSDEEIKLVSVPVSILFIVGGAIAIAVGGDVTVDAASRIASDLGMSQTLIGLTIVSIGTSLPELVTSIVAARKNEVDMALGNAIGSNIFNILMVLGIASVISPISIIRENIIDLCVLVAFTVCVWIFAGTKKKIGRIEGLCMVALYAVYAVYIVIR, from the coding sequence ATGGAAAAATTCATTAACAATGCCCCGTTTGCTCTTGTAATTGTAATTCTTGTGATCGGTTTTGTACTGCTGATCAAAGGAGCGGATTTTTTTGTAGAGGGAAGCTCGAGTGTAGCAAAGAGACTGCATGTTCCATCTATAATTATTGGACTTACAATTGTTGCGATGGGAACATCACTTCCGGAAACAGCGGTCAGTGTATCAGCATCAATAGCAGGCAATAATGAACTTGCAGTTAGTAATGTAGTTGGTTCTAATATTTTTAATCTGATGGTTGTTATCGGAGTATGTGCAATATTAGCCACAGTAAATGTTGCAGGAGAAACGATAAAGAGAGATATTCCGCTTTCGCTTATATGTGCCGGACTCTTAATGCTTTTAGGAATAATCGGCCTTGGAGACAAAACAGGCATGACGTTGGGACATATGGATGGTGCTATATTTATTGGTTTATTTGCAGGATACATTTTTTACATGATCAGGATTGCATTAAAGGCCAACAAAGAAGGAAAGAAAGTTGAGATTGAAGGTGGCTCGGATGAGGAAATTAAGCTTGTATCCGTTCCGGTCAGTATTCTGTTTATCGTTGGCGGAGCAATAGCGATTGCAGTCGGAGGGGATGTGACCGTTGATGCGGCATCAAGAATTGCAAGTGATCTCGGAATGAGTCAGACACTGATCGGACTTACAATCGTTTCGATAGGCACGTCACTCCCGGAGCTTGTGACCTCAATTGTTGCAGCCAGAAAGAATGAAGTTGATATGGCGCTTGGTAATGCGATCGGTTCAAATATATTTAACATACTTATGGTACTTGGTATTGCATCAGTGATCAGTCCGATCAGTATAATCAGAGAGAATATTATTGATCTGTGTGTACTGGTTGCATTTACTGTGTGTGTATGGATATTTGCAGGGACAAAGAAGAAAATCGGAAGAATCGAAGGTTTGTGTATGGTTGCTCTCTATGCAGTATATGCAGTTTATATTGTAATAAGATAA
- a CDS encoding DDE-type integrase/transposase/recombinase: MATITQDMRYRLSLIKYAERFGVTKAAIKYKTNRQYIYRWKRRYDGSIESLRDRSRRPHHHPNQHTPEEIKLIFDMRRRNPNAGLVVFWVKLKQRGYSRSIPGLYRFLRKQGIMAVHPPNPKYIPKPYEQMDYPGQRIQVDVKFVPSACLKNPKVIGKQFFQYTAIDEYSRWRFVEAFEEHNTYSSAMFIEHLVKAFPLPIQCIQTDNGAEFTNRFTTHRDKPTLFQVHLKQHGIRHKVIRPFTPRHNGKVERSHRKDNERFYATHTFYSFEDFAKQLKVYNRRDYNNFPMRPLGWKSPNQVLKDYLASV; this comes from the coding sequence ATGGCTACTATAACACAAGATATGCGGTATCGTCTATCCTTAATCAAATACGCTGAAAGGTTTGGTGTCACCAAAGCTGCTATCAAATATAAAACCAACCGTCAATACATTTATCGTTGGAAACGACGTTATGATGGTTCTATTGAGTCCCTTCGTGACCGCTCTCGCAGACCCCATCATCATCCAAACCAACATACCCCTGAAGAGATCAAGCTGATCTTTGATATGCGCAGACGCAATCCCAATGCCGGTCTTGTTGTCTTTTGGGTTAAACTCAAGCAGCGTGGTTACTCCCGTTCCATCCCTGGACTATACAGATTTCTCCGTAAGCAGGGAATTATGGCAGTTCATCCGCCAAATCCTAAATATATTCCAAAGCCTTACGAACAGATGGATTATCCGGGACAACGCATACAGGTTGATGTAAAATTTGTTCCTTCTGCATGCCTCAAAAACCCCAAGGTCATCGGCAAACAATTCTTTCAGTATACTGCCATTGACGAGTATTCCAGATGGCGTTTCGTAGAGGCTTTTGAAGAACACAACACGTATTCTTCTGCTATGTTTATAGAGCATCTGGTGAAAGCCTTTCCGTTACCCATTCAATGTATCCAAACTGATAATGGAGCAGAATTTACAAATCGTTTTACCACTCACCGTGATAAACCCACACTATTTCAGGTGCATCTGAAGCAGCATGGGATTCGCCATAAAGTTATACGACCCTTTACACCACGACATAACGGGAAAGTTGAAAGAAGCCACCGAAAGGATAATGAGCGTTTTTATGCAACTCATACTTTTTATTCTTTTGAGGACTTTGCCAAACAGTTGAAAGTGTATAATCGCAGGGATTATAACAACTTTCCTATGCGTCCATTAGGATGGAAATCTCCAAATCAGGTACTAAAGGATTATCTGGCATCTGTGTAA
- a CDS encoding DUF6062 family protein: protein MAEQLYTIPVNDAFHADCECPLCQMQKTLEEHAIEYTMGPSYMEDDNRAMTDKMGFCSHHIGMLYKEKNRLGLALMLKTHTDKTIRDLKALSEKGTPAKPGLFSKQSNFSGVGAYIKELESSCFICDRMNRTFDRYVDTIFHMWKKDPEFKDTFKSSKGFCTYHYGILYDTSVTKLSKNQCEEFIEALNHLYFENMERVNGDIGWFIDKFDYRFKNEPWKNSKDALPRGIIKANHTFVE from the coding sequence ATGGCTGAACAATTATACACAATACCTGTCAACGATGCCTTTCATGCAGACTGTGAATGTCCTCTCTGTCAGATGCAGAAAACGCTGGAGGAACATGCCATCGAATATACGATGGGACCAAGCTATATGGAAGACGATAATCGTGCTATGACAGATAAAATGGGCTTCTGCTCCCATCACATCGGCATGTTATATAAAGAAAAGAATCGTCTGGGACTTGCCCTGATGTTAAAGACACACACTGATAAAACGATCCGGGATCTGAAAGCTTTATCAGAAAAAGGAACTCCTGCAAAACCAGGACTTTTTTCCAAGCAGTCAAATTTTTCCGGTGTCGGTGCATATATCAAAGAACTGGAAAGCTCCTGCTTTATCTGTGACCGTATGAATCGTACCTTTGACCGCTATGTCGATACGATCTTTCATATGTGGAAAAAAGATCCTGAATTCAAGGATACCTTCAAAAGCAGCAAGGGCTTCTGTACTTACCACTACGGTATCCTCTACGATACCTCTGTCACAAAGCTGTCCAAAAACCAATGTGAAGAATTCATAGAAGCTTTGAATCACTTATATTTTGAAAACATGGAACGTGTCAACGGAGATATCGGATGGTTCATCGATAAATTCGACTATCGATTCAAGAATGAACCATGGAAGAACTCAAAGGATGCCCTACCTCGCGGCATAATCAAGGCTAATCATACATTTGTAGAATAA
- a CDS encoding sigma-70 family RNA polymerase sigma factor, which produces MGVYETNTDEENIRLIREENDNAAFEYLIKKYMGIVKKESRALYIIGAENEDIIQEGMIGLIKAIRSFDGSKGASFSTFANLCIKRQLITAVKLSNRKKHSPLNYYVSFYTENDDDVALVDELQADQAFEPENQMLGQLESQKLAEAIDKKLSKFERQVLEGYLAGKSYDELAEAFGKPYKSIDNAIQRIRKKLRDIEQD; this is translated from the coding sequence GTGGGTGTGTATGAAACAAATACCGATGAAGAAAATATCCGGTTGATCCGGGAAGAAAATGATAATGCCGCCTTTGAATATCTGATCAAAAAGTATATGGGAATCGTAAAGAAAGAGAGCCGTGCCCTGTATATTATCGGTGCAGAAAATGAGGACATCATTCAGGAAGGAATGATAGGGCTCATTAAAGCTATCCGAAGCTTTGACGGAAGCAAAGGGGCATCTTTTTCTACATTTGCAAATCTGTGTATCAAGCGACAGTTGATCACTGCGGTGAAGCTGTCGAATAGGAAGAAGCATTCTCCCCTTAATTATTATGTATCATTTTATACGGAAAATGACGATGATGTTGCGCTTGTGGATGAGCTGCAGGCAGACCAAGCATTTGAACCGGAGAATCAGATGCTTGGGCAGTTGGAATCCCAGAAGCTTGCGGAAGCGATTGATAAAAAACTCAGCAAATTTGAAAGACAGGTGTTAGAAGGATATCTTGCCGGAAAAAGCTATGATGAGCTAGCGGAAGCATTTGGCAAGCCGTATAAATCTATCGATAATGCGATCCAGCGAATACGAAAGAAATTACGGGATATAGAACAGGATTAA
- a CDS encoding MBL fold metallo-hydrolase produces the protein MINSINKKNGLRKVMIIVGMCFVLGLFSGCLDLSDETNENQTGNTTENITESIDSTEATSDEQIASEANTGGTTDDFAGLTVTFLDVGQGNAVLFSCDDHYMMMDGGPSSASSFVVAYLKKQNIESLDYVIASHYDSDHINGLVGVLNVFDTETFIGPDYDADTKIYDSLMDKLAAQNLTVTFPKAGDSYTFGDAVFTIVAPITYSDDNENDNSVGIRMTYGDTSFLIYGDGEEAGEQAMIASGEELSSDVLMVSHHGSRNATTKEMLEAVKPGYAVISVGADNSYGHPTEEVLDRLANVGCTVYRTDLNGTIQAYSDGKTITFIPERQSDMSGVGENQNLSDDTTKTDNVTRESTTEKVQTEIEAGSEKAAEHTYIINTNTGKFHEPSCRSVKRMNDSNKKEYIGSRDDLITQGYEPCKICNP, from the coding sequence ATGATAAATTCTATAAATAAAAAAAATGGCCTGAGGAAAGTGATGATCATTGTCGGCATGTGCTTTGTCCTTGGGCTTTTTTCAGGATGTCTGGATTTATCGGATGAAACGAACGAAAATCAGACAGGAAATACAACAGAGAATATAACAGAATCGATTGACAGTACGGAAGCTACGTCAGATGAGCAGATAGCCTCGGAAGCGAATACCGGGGGCACAACAGACGATTTTGCCGGACTTACAGTTACTTTCTTAGATGTCGGGCAGGGGAATGCGGTGTTATTTTCCTGTGATGACCATTACATGATGATGGATGGAGGTCCGTCGTCAGCGTCTTCATTTGTCGTGGCATACCTGAAAAAACAGAATATAGAGTCACTTGATTATGTGATCGCGAGCCATTATGATTCTGATCATATAAATGGTCTGGTGGGTGTGTTGAATGTATTTGACACAGAGACTTTTATCGGCCCGGATTATGATGCAGATACAAAGATCTATGATTCGTTGATGGATAAGCTTGCGGCGCAGAACCTGACTGTTACATTCCCAAAGGCAGGGGATTCTTATACCTTTGGTGATGCGGTATTTACGATAGTAGCACCAATCACTTATAGTGATGATAATGAAAATGATAATTCTGTTGGAATTCGTATGACATATGGGGATACTTCATTCCTGATCTATGGGGATGGAGAAGAAGCCGGTGAGCAGGCAATGATCGCATCCGGAGAGGAACTTTCCAGTGACGTTCTGATGGTCAGTCATCACGGCAGCAGAAATGCCACAACAAAAGAGATGTTAGAGGCTGTTAAGCCCGGTTATGCGGTAATCAGCGTTGGGGCAGATAATTCATATGGACATCCGACCGAAGAAGTGCTTGATCGTTTGGCAAATGTAGGATGCACGGTGTATCGTACGGATCTGAATGGTACGATTCAGGCGTACAGTGATGGAAAAACAATTACTTTTATACCGGAACGGCAATCAGATATGTCAGGGGTGGGAGAAAATCAGAATCTGTCGGATGATACAACGAAAACAGATAATGTAACAAGAGAGAGTACGACAGAGAAAGTTCAGACGGAAATAGAAGCAGGATCAGAAAAGGCAGCAGAGCATACTTATATTATTAATACAAATACAGGAAAGTTTCATGAGCCGTCCTGCCGTTCAGTAAAGCGCATGAATGACAGCAATAAGAAAGAATATATCGGAAGCCGGGATGATCTGATCACGCAGGGGTATGAGCCATGTAAGATCTGTAATCCATAG
- a CDS encoding co-chaperone GroES: MKLVPLGDRVVLKQSVAEETTKSGIVLPGQAKEKPQYADVVEVGPGAVVDGVKVPMEVKAGDRVIYSKYAGTEVKLGDDEYIIVKQSDILAVVSE, translated from the coding sequence ATGAAATTAGTACCATTAGGAGACAGAGTTGTATTAAAACAGTCCGTAGCAGAAGAGACAACAAAATCAGGTATTGTATTACCGGGACAGGCAAAAGAGAAGCCACAGTATGCAGATGTTGTAGAAGTTGGTCCCGGAGCTGTTGTCGATGGCGTTAAGGTTCCTATGGAAGTAAAGGCAGGAGACAGAGTTATTTATTCTAAATACGCAGGAACAGAAGTTAAGCTCGGTGATGATGAATATATCATCGTAAAACAGAGTGACATTCTTGCAGTTGTAAGCGAATAA
- a CDS encoding InlB B-repeat-containing protein: MVRRLKENKVTGILTALLVGIVMFVGMGTMKVNATEYRSETIDPTTLQVGDTVYVGAELSPDKQIVVCKQCHMIWITYGGSSQYGIGDRINSIVMRSDAHKDHAGYVGYSEFNFYFTGEYLPSNTPYTVMGNSNLGYTIKYNTNGGSAIADAVKQTHIPSIFPTTTRIGYMLEGWYTDEECTQAAQRELSIFEDITLYAKWIEIGAHEHTFSDNWSSNAYGHWHAATCEHSNLEENYQKHSYGTTGEDRYTCLICKYVDADKKAAAEVVDASKIVLKADEVQVGDKIYFGNQLSPNKWITVCKKCHMIWITSADSDPDDISVGIGVGSQKCYEVEQTDEHKDHKDDVGYADFNWYTTNSNSPLERNVPYTVIENDNLGYKITYNTNGGSEVTEAVHQKKLPDVLPTTSKAEYEFAGWYTDEALTKAAVPGKALTGNTILYAKWTVKQSTPSDPEPSKPVVKAKRTKVNDQALSSKFSITTGKTIKVTWGKVAKADGYDVYMAYCKKGKYTVVKSVKAAKTLSVTINKLNKKAVNQKDNVKCYVVAYKKVDGKKVTIGKSITGHAVGKKNTTVTDVKKIQIKKSAYSLKKGKTAKIKATIVKKNNKLPLFGHTAKFRYDTSNKKVATVSKDGKITAKGKGTCYVYIYAVNGCAKKVKVTVK, from the coding sequence ATGGTAAGACGACTAAAAGAAAACAAAGTTACAGGCATCCTGACGGCCTTGCTGGTTGGCATTGTTATGTTTGTTGGCATGGGAACAATGAAAGTAAATGCAACAGAATACAGGTCAGAAACGATTGATCCTACGACTCTACAGGTAGGGGATACGGTTTATGTAGGAGCTGAGTTATCTCCAGACAAACAGATAGTAGTTTGCAAGCAATGTCATATGATCTGGATAACATACGGTGGCTCTTCGCAATATGGAATTGGAGACAGAATCAATTCTATTGTAATGAGATCAGATGCACACAAAGATCATGCCGGTTATGTTGGATATAGTGAGTTTAATTTTTACTTCACAGGAGAATATTTACCTAGTAATACTCCATATACAGTTATGGGAAATTCAAATCTTGGATATACGATTAAATATAATACAAATGGTGGTAGTGCAATAGCAGATGCTGTTAAACAGACACATATACCGAGTATATTTCCAACGACGACCAGAATAGGATATATGTTAGAGGGCTGGTACACAGATGAGGAATGTACACAGGCAGCTCAGCGAGAACTTTCAATATTTGAAGATATAACATTATATGCAAAATGGATAGAAATAGGTGCACATGAGCATACATTTTCTGATAATTGGAGTAGTAATGCTTATGGACACTGGCATGCGGCAACCTGTGAACACAGTAATTTGGAGGAAAATTATCAGAAACATTCATATGGAACCACAGGTGAAGACAGATATACATGCTTAATCTGTAAGTACGTAGATGCAGACAAGAAAGCTGCGGCTGAGGTTGTAGATGCATCAAAGATAGTATTAAAAGCAGATGAAGTGCAGGTTGGGGACAAGATTTATTTTGGTAATCAGCTATCACCTAATAAATGGATCACTGTATGTAAGAAGTGTCATATGATCTGGATCACATCTGCTGATTCTGATCCGGATGATATAAGCGTTGGAATCGGTGTTGGAAGCCAGAAGTGTTACGAAGTTGAGCAGACGGATGAACATAAAGACCATAAAGATGATGTTGGATATGCAGATTTTAATTGGTATACAACAAATTCAAACAGTCCATTAGAGAGAAATGTTCCATATACAGTTATCGAGAATGATAACCTTGGATATAAGATTACATATAACACAAATGGCGGAAGTGAAGTAACTGAAGCCGTACATCAGAAGAAGCTCCCGGATGTGCTTCCAACAACAAGTAAAGCTGAATATGAATTTGCAGGCTGGTACACAGACGAGGCACTCACAAAGGCGGCTGTGCCGGGCAAAGCTTTAACAGGAAATACAATTCTTTATGCAAAGTGGACAGTGAAGCAGTCTACGCCATCAGATCCAGAGCCTTCAAAGCCAGTAGTAAAAGCAAAACGGACAAAAGTAAATGATCAGGCATTAAGCTCCAAGTTCAGTATCACTACAGGAAAGACGATAAAAGTAACGTGGGGTAAGGTTGCAAAAGCAGATGGATATGATGTATATATGGCATATTGTAAGAAGGGAAAATACACCGTTGTTAAGTCTGTAAAAGCTGCAAAGACCTTATCTGTGACGATCAATAAGCTGAACAAGAAGGCTGTAAATCAGAAAGATAATGTAAAATGTTATGTAGTTGCATATAAGAAGGTTGACGGCAAGAAAGTGACCATTGGAAAATCCATTACAGGTCATGCGGTTGGCAAGAAGAATACGACTGTAACAGATGTCAAGAAGATTCAGATAAAGAAATCTGCTTACAGCCTGAAAAAGGGAAAAACAGCTAAGATAAAAGCAACTATTGTTAAAAAGAATAATAAACTTCCACTTTTTGGTCATACAGCAAAATTCAGATATGACACATCAAATAAAAAGGTAGCAACTGTATCCAAAGATGGCAAGATCACAGCAAAAGGAAAAGGCACCTGTTATGTATATATCTATGCAGTAAATGGATGCGCTAAGAAAGTAAAGGTAACAGTTAAATAA